A window from Micromonospora profundi encodes these proteins:
- a CDS encoding class I SAM-dependent methyltransferase has translation MSELSTTFVRLHARLAPVAFVPEVRLHQADEPIGLWELTEGEFSTDRPPPFWAFAWAGGQALARYVTDHPELVAGRRVLDLASGSGLVAIAAARAGAASVRAVEVDELAVAAVALNAKANGVRVDAEFGDILDGDAGDAEVVLAGDVFYSEAMARRVLRFLLRTARAGAPALVGDPGRAFLPRDRFDELASYDVPVTEALESVRVKRTTVWQLRAGLPGAAS, from the coding sequence GTGTCCGAACTCTCCACCACCTTCGTCCGGCTGCACGCCCGGCTCGCCCCGGTGGCGTTCGTTCCCGAGGTGCGGCTGCACCAGGCGGACGAACCGATCGGCCTGTGGGAGCTGACCGAGGGTGAGTTCTCCACCGACCGGCCACCACCGTTCTGGGCGTTCGCCTGGGCCGGCGGCCAGGCGCTCGCCCGCTACGTCACCGACCATCCGGAGCTGGTGGCCGGCCGCCGCGTGCTCGACCTCGCCTCCGGCTCCGGCCTGGTGGCCATCGCCGCCGCTCGGGCCGGCGCGGCGTCCGTGCGGGCCGTCGAGGTCGACGAGTTGGCTGTGGCGGCGGTCGCGCTCAACGCCAAGGCCAACGGGGTACGCGTCGACGCCGAGTTCGGCGACATCCTCGACGGCGACGCCGGTGACGCCGAGGTGGTGCTCGCCGGGGACGTCTTCTACAGCGAGGCGATGGCCCGGCGGGTGCTGCGGTTCCTGCTGCGTACCGCCCGCGCCGGCGCCCCGGCGCTTGTCGGTGACCCCGGGCGGGCGTTTCTGCCCCGGGACCGCTTCGATGAGCTGGCGAGCTACGACGTGCCGGTGACGGAGGCCCTGGAGAGCGTCCGGGTGAAGCGCACCACCGTCTGGCAGCTGCGGGCCGGCCTGCCGGGGGCCGCCAGCTAG
- a CDS encoding cytochrome P450, whose amino-acid sequence MLFRSWASAVESPWPDVASVADHVGVRHLVVTRHALVRQVLADPATYRPDNALDAVTPMPVTALRVLAGHRFRLPPTLANNSGASHPQIRAIVADALHPTRVAAQRPWLTALVRERAARLTATLDAGQPADLYADLAADLPLLVLARLVELPDAPVGAVKEFARAALELFWAPLDADRQLALAAEVGRFHSVLRDFAATGGGLAAELRAAGHPPDVVVGALFFLLVAGQETTSQFLTLLLHRLACEPAVRAGLRTGEVAVADVVEEGLRLEPPIVTWRRVATADGLLGGQPVPAGTSLVLWLARAGRDPAVVESPDEFRPGQRGSRRHLAFGAGAHRCVGDVLARMEAAVVVAEAAPLLDGVAVVRPPWCPDNLTFRMPDAFVVRRAPGSTGLTGS is encoded by the coding sequence GTGCTGTTCCGCAGCTGGGCGTCGGCGGTCGAGTCACCCTGGCCGGACGTCGCCTCGGTGGCCGACCACGTCGGCGTACGCCATCTGGTGGTGACCCGGCACGCGCTGGTCCGTCAGGTGCTGGCCGACCCGGCGACCTACCGGCCGGACAACGCGCTGGACGCCGTGACCCCGATGCCGGTGACAGCGCTGCGGGTGCTGGCCGGGCACCGGTTCCGGCTGCCGCCGACGCTCGCCAACAACTCCGGCGCCAGTCATCCGCAGATCCGGGCGATCGTCGCCGACGCGCTGCACCCCACCCGGGTCGCGGCGCAGCGCCCGTGGCTCACCGCGCTGGTCCGGGAGCGGGCCGCCCGGCTGACCGCCACGCTGGACGCCGGGCAGCCCGCCGACCTGTACGCGGATCTCGCCGCCGACCTGCCGTTGCTGGTGCTGGCCCGGCTTGTCGAGTTGCCGGACGCTCCGGTCGGCGCGGTCAAGGAGTTCGCCCGCGCCGCGCTGGAGCTGTTCTGGGCGCCGCTGGACGCCGACCGGCAGTTGGCGCTCGCCGCCGAGGTGGGCCGGTTCCACTCTGTGCTGCGTGACTTCGCGGCCACCGGCGGCGGGTTGGCCGCCGAACTGCGTGCCGCCGGACACCCGCCGGACGTGGTGGTCGGCGCGCTCTTCTTCCTGCTGGTCGCCGGCCAGGAGACCACGTCGCAGTTCCTCACCCTGCTGCTGCACCGACTGGCATGCGAGCCCGCCGTGCGGGCCGGGCTGCGTACCGGCGAGGTGGCGGTGGCCGACGTGGTGGAGGAAGGGCTGCGGCTGGAGCCGCCGATCGTGACCTGGCGTCGGGTGGCCACCGCCGACGGGCTGCTGGGCGGGCAGCCGGTGCCGGCGGGCACGAGCCTGGTGCTGTGGTTGGCCCGCGCCGGCCGGGACCCGGCGGTCGTCGAGTCACCCGACGAGTTCCGCCCCGGTCAGCGCGGATCGCGCCGGCACCTGGCGTTCGGCGCCGGCGCGCACCGCTGCGTCGGGGACGTGCTGGCCCGGATGGAGGCGGCCGTCGTGGTGGCGGAGGCCGCGCCACTGCTCGACGGGGTGGCGGTGGTCCGCCCACCGTGGTGTCCGGACAATCTGACCTTCCGGATGCCCGACGCCTTCGTGGTCCGGCGCGCTCCGGGCAGCACCGGGCTCACCGGCTCCTGA
- a CDS encoding polysaccharide deacetylase family protein has translation MSATPARRIRAAVTLLALLALSACTVGPALHARRIPAGTPTSAAPIPTPSASPSATPAPGTLNWYVSQVPTFPEAPPPQPVQLPPNGPAPNWHRLPIDQKVAFITIDDGGLARPPAVIDFIWEARIPVTMFLNSPAAQEHTDYFRQIEAVGGIIENHTISHTSLAGRSYAYQRQEICGAADKLESLFGKRPTLFRAPFGNHDATTLRAAHDCGAKAVLHWSETVHEGKVRYQTPEKVVQPGDVLLMHFRPALMDDLLAALKAIHRAGLTPALLTDYIK, from the coding sequence GTGTCAGCGACCCCTGCTCGCCGGATCCGCGCCGCCGTAACACTTCTGGCCCTGCTGGCCCTGAGTGCCTGCACAGTCGGCCCGGCGTTGCACGCCCGGCGGATCCCCGCCGGCACGCCGACGTCGGCCGCTCCGATCCCCACGCCGTCGGCCTCACCGTCCGCGACGCCCGCCCCCGGAACCCTGAACTGGTACGTGTCCCAGGTGCCGACCTTTCCCGAGGCTCCACCACCGCAGCCGGTGCAGCTCCCCCCGAACGGTCCGGCACCGAACTGGCACCGCCTGCCCATCGACCAGAAGGTCGCCTTCATCACCATCGACGACGGTGGACTGGCCCGGCCACCCGCGGTGATCGACTTCATCTGGGAGGCGCGGATCCCGGTCACGATGTTCCTGAACTCACCAGCGGCACAGGAGCACACCGACTACTTCCGGCAGATCGAGGCGGTGGGCGGGATCATCGAGAACCACACCATCTCGCACACCTCGCTGGCCGGCCGGTCGTACGCCTACCAGCGGCAGGAGATCTGTGGCGCTGCCGACAAGCTGGAGTCGCTGTTCGGCAAGCGACCCACACTGTTCCGTGCTCCGTTCGGCAACCACGACGCCACCACGTTGCGGGCCGCGCACGACTGCGGCGCGAAGGCCGTCCTGCACTGGTCCGAGACGGTTCACGAGGGAAAGGTGCGCTACCAGACGCCGGAGAAGGTCGTCCAGCCCGGCGACGTGCTGCTCATGCACTTCCGGCCGGCGCTCATGGACGACCTGCTCGCGGCGTTGAAGGCGATCCACCGGGCCGGGCTCACACCCGCGCTGCTCACCGACTACATCAAGTGA
- a CDS encoding ATP-binding cassette domain-containing protein yields MITLRGLTKRFGETTAVDALTVDIAPGRVTGFLGPNGAGKSTTMRMVLGLDRPTAGQALVGGRAYRNLRRPLHEVGALLDARAIHPARPGRAHLLAMARSNGIPARRVDEVLDTVGLDGRAAGKAGRTLSLGMGQRLGIAGALLGDPPVLMFDEPVNGLDPDGVRWVRQLMRSLADEGRTVFVSSHLMSEMQLTADQLVVIGRGRLLADAPIGDVVAGSTVAVRVRSPHADGLTALAARLTAAGATVEAADHDELTVTGTTADRVGDLAYELGIRLHELSPHGASLEQAFMDLTADSVEYAGGRTGGGAR; encoded by the coding sequence ATGATCACATTACGTGGGTTGACGAAACGGTTCGGGGAGACCACAGCCGTCGACGCGTTGACAGTCGACATCGCGCCCGGCCGCGTCACCGGCTTCCTCGGCCCCAACGGCGCCGGCAAGTCCACCACCATGCGGATGGTCCTCGGGCTGGACCGACCCACCGCCGGGCAGGCGCTCGTCGGCGGGCGCGCGTACCGGAATCTGCGCCGGCCGTTGCACGAGGTCGGCGCGCTGCTCGACGCCCGGGCCATCCACCCGGCCCGGCCCGGCCGCGCACACCTGTTGGCCATGGCCCGCAGCAACGGCATCCCCGCCCGCCGCGTGGACGAGGTGCTGGACACCGTCGGGCTGGACGGACGCGCCGCCGGTAAGGCCGGACGGACGCTCTCCCTCGGCATGGGCCAGCGGCTCGGCATCGCCGGCGCGCTGCTCGGCGACCCGCCGGTGCTGATGTTCGACGAGCCGGTGAACGGGCTCGACCCGGACGGGGTGCGCTGGGTCCGGCAGCTGATGCGCTCCCTGGCCGACGAGGGGCGCACTGTCTTCGTCTCCAGTCACCTCATGAGCGAGATGCAGCTGACCGCCGACCAGCTCGTGGTGATCGGCCGGGGACGACTGCTCGCCGACGCGCCGATCGGCGACGTGGTCGCCGGCAGCACTGTCGCCGTCCGGGTCCGCAGCCCGCACGCCGACGGGCTGACCGCTCTCGCCGCGCGCCTCACCGCAGCCGGGGCGACGGTCGAGGCCGCCGATCACGACGAGCTGACAGTGACCGGCACGACCGCCGACCGGGTCGGAGACCTCGCGTACGAGCTGGGGATCCGGCTGCACGAACTGAGCCCGCACGGCGCATCGCTGGAGCAGGCGTTCATGGACCTCACCGCCGACAGCGTCGAGTATGCCGGCGGCCGAACCGGAGGTGGCGCACGATGA
- a CDS encoding ABC transporter permease subunit, which produces MSTNTVAGVRPAAEPTASQGAAAAFRGAVAAEWTKLFSVPSTWWTMLAGLVVMAASALQLAIYAANDNTNDDPLDDRGIVTVGSVVIDSVELTQYAVLALGLLAITAEFTSGTIRTTLQCTPARGRVLLAKAVVAGAVTFALGLLLGGVGALVARPTLGGWGSAPAAGTIGDIVAVATYLALVGVLALGLGAALRSAVLTITVLFAILMIVPLSLMEPDIAVLNRIADVFPGVAGGHFMAGDTEPYPGAVGLLLLAGWAGAALLLGRAALRRRDA; this is translated from the coding sequence ATGAGCACGAACACGGTCGCGGGTGTCCGCCCCGCCGCCGAGCCGACCGCGTCCCAGGGCGCCGCGGCCGCGTTCCGCGGCGCGGTGGCCGCCGAGTGGACCAAGCTGTTCTCGGTACCGAGCACCTGGTGGACGATGCTGGCCGGGCTGGTGGTGATGGCCGCGAGCGCACTCCAACTGGCCATCTACGCGGCCAACGACAACACAAACGACGACCCGCTCGACGACCGGGGAATCGTCACCGTCGGCAGCGTGGTGATCGACTCCGTCGAGCTGACCCAGTACGCGGTGCTGGCGCTGGGCCTGCTGGCGATCACCGCCGAGTTCACAAGCGGCACAATCCGGACCACGTTGCAGTGCACCCCGGCACGAGGTCGCGTACTGCTGGCCAAGGCCGTGGTCGCCGGAGCGGTCACCTTCGCTCTCGGGCTGCTGCTCGGCGGCGTCGGCGCCCTGGTCGCGCGACCGACGCTTGGCGGGTGGGGCAGCGCCCCGGCCGCCGGCACGATCGGCGACATCGTGGCGGTGGCGACCTACCTGGCGCTTGTCGGCGTGCTCGCGCTGGGTCTCGGCGCGGCACTGCGCAGCGCGGTCCTCACGATCACCGTGCTGTTCGCCATCCTGATGATCGTGCCGCTGTCGCTGATGGAGCCGGACATCGCTGTGCTGAACCGGATCGCCGACGTCTTCCCCGGCGTGGCCGGCGGGCACTTCATGGCCGGCGACACCGAGCCCTACCCGGGCGCGGTCGGTCTGCTGCTGCTCGCCGGGTGGGCCGGCGCGGCGCTCCTGCTGGGCCGGGCCGCGCTGCGCCGCCGCGACGCCTGA
- a CDS encoding response regulator, whose translation MPIRVVLADDEAMIRAGVRAILAADQGIEVVAEAGDGRAAVELVRAHRPHVALLDIRMPRLDGLTAAAEIRRVAPDTATIMLTTFGEDDHVARALGHGASGFLLKAGDPRELIAGVHAVADGGAYLSPRVARRVIELGAGRLARRPAARDRTAGLTEREREVLALVGAGLSNAEIARRLHLVEGTVKSYLTSIFTRLDVRNRVQAAIVAYEAGLVDG comes from the coding sequence CTGCCGATCCGGGTTGTCCTCGCCGACGACGAGGCGATGATCCGGGCCGGTGTCCGGGCGATTCTCGCCGCCGATCAGGGCATCGAGGTGGTCGCCGAGGCCGGTGACGGGCGGGCGGCGGTGGAGCTCGTCCGGGCGCACCGACCCCATGTGGCGTTGCTGGACATCCGGATGCCCCGACTGGACGGGTTGACCGCCGCCGCCGAGATCCGCCGGGTCGCACCGGACACTGCGACGATCATGCTGACCACCTTCGGTGAGGACGACCATGTGGCCCGCGCGCTCGGGCACGGCGCGAGCGGGTTCCTGCTCAAGGCCGGCGACCCGCGGGAACTGATCGCCGGGGTGCACGCGGTCGCCGACGGCGGTGCGTACCTGTCGCCCCGGGTGGCCCGCCGGGTGATCGAGCTGGGCGCCGGCCGGCTGGCCCGCCGACCCGCCGCGCGGGACCGTACGGCCGGGCTTACCGAGCGGGAACGGGAGGTGCTGGCGCTGGTGGGGGCGGGGCTGTCCAACGCCGAGATCGCCCGCCGGCTGCACCTTGTGGAGGGCACCGTGAAGAGCTATCTGACAAGCATCTTCACCCGGTTGGACGTGCGTAACCGGGTGCAGGCGGCGATCGTGGCGTACGAGGCGGGGCTTGTCGACGGGTGA
- a CDS encoding sensor histidine kinase, translating to MRLSDSSVPGSRDRRRRLLLDALLWAVIAAPVAYAGITPPHPRYALPLLVGKVLLLGAAVVASRSKPLVALVLVVLGSLVDGNFVFAIPIFSYLAGRRSASAGPAVVVFVLIAAAGTALNLGLLGTGAATWFLLASVLLFAAVFPWLVGRYRRQQRELAEAGRRHVDAVAREQRGAAERIRLRERARIAGEMHDSLGHDLSLIAVRAAALEVAADLDERHRVAAGELRASVSAATERLHEIIGVLREEGGASVRPSGESVSELVEGAREAGMAVRLDAAPVGAELPAMTCHAAHRVVREALTNAARYAPGAPVDVRLGRDGDRVEVTVVNCVPPAGPLPAPSSRGSGLLALAERVRLAGGTFDAGPQADGGFAVRAVLPAIATPAESLPAGPSSLEALAALSPVEAAGTASWSGDRPGAVEGPVDAERRLHDARRRVRRSLLAAVGAPAGFALVLSLVYYPVATAGTVLDQATFDELRVGTARSELAGLPRRQLERPSAVDRADCEYYTDGNFPLAEPTWRLCFTDGRLVSKERIA from the coding sequence GTGAGGCTTTCCGACTCTTCGGTGCCAGGTTCGCGGGACCGGCGGCGGCGACTGCTGCTGGACGCGTTGCTGTGGGCGGTCATCGCCGCCCCGGTCGCCTACGCCGGGATCACCCCGCCCCATCCGCGGTACGCGCTGCCGCTGCTCGTCGGGAAGGTGCTGTTGCTCGGCGCGGCGGTGGTGGCGAGCCGGAGCAAGCCGTTGGTCGCCCTGGTGCTCGTGGTGCTCGGGTCGCTCGTCGACGGCAACTTCGTGTTCGCCATCCCGATCTTCAGTTACCTCGCTGGGCGGCGCAGCGCTTCGGCGGGCCCGGCGGTCGTGGTCTTCGTGCTGATCGCTGCTGCTGGTACGGCGCTCAACCTGGGCCTGCTCGGCACGGGTGCGGCCACCTGGTTCCTGCTGGCCTCGGTGCTGCTCTTCGCTGCGGTGTTTCCCTGGTTGGTCGGTCGGTACCGGCGTCAGCAGCGGGAGTTGGCCGAGGCCGGTCGCCGTCACGTCGACGCGGTGGCCCGCGAGCAGCGTGGTGCCGCCGAGCGGATCCGGCTGCGGGAGAGGGCCCGGATCGCCGGGGAGATGCATGACTCCCTCGGTCACGACCTCAGCCTGATCGCGGTGCGCGCCGCAGCTCTGGAGGTCGCCGCTGACCTCGACGAGCGGCACCGGGTCGCGGCGGGGGAGTTGCGGGCCAGTGTCTCCGCCGCGACCGAGCGGCTGCACGAGATCATCGGAGTGCTCCGCGAGGAGGGTGGGGCGTCGGTGCGTCCGAGCGGGGAAAGCGTCTCCGAGCTTGTCGAAGGTGCCCGGGAGGCTGGCATGGCGGTACGGCTGGATGCCGCCCCGGTGGGCGCGGAGTTGCCGGCGATGACCTGTCACGCGGCGCACCGGGTCGTCCGGGAGGCCCTGACCAACGCCGCCCGGTACGCGCCGGGTGCCCCGGTCGACGTACGCCTGGGTCGGGACGGTGACCGGGTGGAGGTGACTGTGGTCAACTGTGTTCCGCCAGCCGGGCCGTTGCCGGCTCCGTCGTCGCGGGGCAGCGGGTTGCTGGCGCTCGCCGAGCGGGTTCGCCTGGCCGGTGGGACCTTCGACGCCGGCCCGCAGGCCGATGGCGGATTCGCCGTACGGGCGGTGTTGCCGGCCATCGCGACGCCGGCAGAGTCGCTGCCGGCAGGGCCGTCGTCACTGGAGGCGCTGGCCGCCCTGTCGCCGGTGGAGGCGGCCGGGACGGCGTCCTGGTCCGGTGACCGGCCGGGTGCCGTGGAGGGGCCGGTCGACGCGGAGCGGCGGCTGCACGACGCCCGTCGACGAGTTCGACGCAGTCTGCTCGCGGCGGTCGGGGCGCCGGCAGGTTTCGCCCTGGTGCTCTCCCTCGTCTACTACCCGGTGGCGACCGCCGGAACGGTGTTGGACCAGGCGACCTTCGACGAGCTGCGTGTCGGTACGGCCCGGTCGGAGCTGGCGGGGCTGCCCCGGCGACAGCTGGAACGTCCGTCCGCTGTCGACCGGGCCGACTGCGAGTACTACACCGACGGCAACTTCCCTCTCGCCGAGCCGACGTGGCGGCTCTGCTTCACCGACGGCCGGCTGGTCAGCAAGGAGCGGATCGCGTAG
- the bioD gene encoding dethiobiotin synthase, with protein MLVTGTDTEVGKTVVTAAITAAAQAAGLRVAVVKPGQTGTAGGEPGDVDVVNRLAAPLTGRTLASFPDPLAPLAAARVADLPPLELYTAVDAVREEADKHDLVLVEGAGGLLVPMGLRPSGEPWTMADLAVSLGAPAVVVARAGLGTLNHTALTLEALDRRAVPAGVVVGAWPSSPELVHWSNLTDLVPNLLGAVPDGAGAMDPGVFRRSAPGWLTPALHGVLDDWRVWAEESS; from the coding sequence GTGCTTGTCACCGGCACCGACACCGAGGTGGGCAAGACGGTGGTGACTGCGGCGATCACGGCTGCCGCGCAGGCCGCCGGGTTGCGGGTGGCTGTGGTCAAGCCGGGCCAGACGGGTACGGCCGGTGGGGAGCCCGGTGACGTGGACGTGGTCAACCGGTTGGCGGCTCCGCTCACGGGTCGCACTTTGGCCAGTTTTCCGGATCCGCTGGCTCCGTTGGCTGCCGCCCGGGTGGCGGATCTGCCGCCGTTGGAGTTGTACACGGCCGTGGACGCCGTCCGGGAAGAGGCGGACAAGCACGATCTGGTGCTGGTCGAGGGGGCCGGTGGTCTGCTGGTGCCGATGGGGCTGCGCCCGTCGGGGGAGCCGTGGACGATGGCGGATCTGGCGGTGTCGCTGGGTGCGCCGGCGGTGGTGGTCGCCCGTGCCGGGTTGGGCACGCTCAACCACACGGCGTTGACTCTCGAGGCGCTGGACCGGCGGGCGGTGCCGGCCGGCGTGGTTGTGGGTGCCTGGCCGTCGTCTCCGGAGTTGGTGCACTGGTCGAATCTCACCGACCTGGTGCCGAACCTGCTCGGTGCCGTGCCGGATGGCGCTGGCGCGATGGACCCGGGGGTGTTTCGTCGTTCCGCGCCGGGCTGGCTCACTCCGGCGCTGCACGGGGTGTTGGACGACTGGCGGGTGTGGGCCGAGGAGAGCAGCTGA
- a CDS encoding 8-amino-7-oxononanoate synthase: MADWLAALDRRAELRAKAGLTRRLHPRPADDGMTDLAGNDYLGLATHPEVTAAAATALSAYGLGATGSRLVRGSTDAHQALEDELALWLGTDKALVFSSGYLANLGALRALVQPRTLLVSDAHNHASLIDGCRISGAETVVAAHADVTAVAAALAVAPGRPAVVVTESVFSVDGDLAPLAELHAVARRYGALLLIDDAHGLGVTGPSGAGAVAAAGLAGEPDVVVTATLSKALGGAGGVVAGPAEFVRHLVETGRTFIFDTALPPAVAAGVHAALRLARDGDDLRAELADRVALAVGRLRAAGLTVSTPDGAVVSVTAPGPEAATAWAADCRDRGVAVGCFRPPSTPDSRSRLRITVSAGVPRADFERALDVIVGSVP, from the coding sequence CGCGGAGTTGCGGGCCAAGGCCGGCTTGACCCGGCGACTGCATCCGCGTCCCGCCGACGACGGAATGACCGATCTGGCCGGCAACGACTACCTCGGCCTGGCCACCCACCCGGAGGTCACGGCCGCGGCGGCGACGGCTCTGTCGGCGTACGGGCTGGGAGCGACAGGGTCGCGCCTGGTTCGCGGGTCGACCGACGCGCACCAGGCGTTGGAGGACGAGCTGGCGCTGTGGCTGGGCACCGACAAGGCTCTCGTCTTCTCCTCCGGATACCTCGCGAACCTCGGTGCGCTGCGGGCTCTCGTCCAGCCTCGCACGCTGCTCGTGTCCGACGCGCACAACCACGCCTCGCTGATCGACGGCTGCCGGATCTCCGGCGCGGAGACTGTCGTCGCCGCGCACGCCGACGTGACTGCTGTCGCCGCGGCTCTCGCGGTGGCGCCGGGCCGCCCGGCGGTGGTGGTGACCGAGTCGGTGTTCTCGGTCGACGGTGATCTCGCCCCGCTGGCCGAGTTGCACGCGGTGGCCCGCCGCTACGGCGCGCTGCTGCTGATCGACGACGCGCACGGGCTCGGCGTGACCGGGCCGTCCGGTGCGGGCGCGGTGGCCGCGGCTGGGCTGGCCGGGGAGCCGGACGTGGTGGTGACCGCCACCCTGTCCAAGGCGCTCGGCGGCGCGGGTGGGGTGGTGGCCGGGCCGGCCGAGTTCGTCAGGCACCTTGTCGAGACCGGCCGTACGTTCATCTTCGACACCGCGCTGCCGCCGGCGGTCGCCGCCGGTGTGCACGCCGCGCTGCGGCTGGCCCGCGACGGTGACGACCTGCGGGCCGAGTTGGCCGACCGGGTGGCGTTGGCGGTGGGCCGGTTGCGGGCGGCCGGGCTGACGGTCTCCACGCCGGACGGGGCGGTGGTGTCGGTGACCGCGCCGGGCCCGGAGGCGGCGACGGCCTGGGCGGCCGATTGCCGCGACCGGGGTGTCGCGGTGGGCTGCTTCCGACCGCCGTCCACTCCGGACAGTCGTTCCCGGCTGCGCATCACCGTCAGCGCAGGGGTGCCAAGGGCGGATTTTGAGCGGGCGCTGGATGTCATCGTGGGTTCGGTCCCGTGA